The genomic DNA CTGAGGCAACCGGCCCCGACGCCCTTCGTACCGTGCCCCACGTCAGGGGCGACGACGGGCGGCGGTCCGGCACCTCCGCCGGTGACGCACCCGCTCGCACGAGCCCGTCGACGACCCCATCAGCCGGGGAAACGACGAGATCCCGCCCGATCAGGTCGATCGAGTAGGATCTCGTCAACTTCCTTCAAACCGTCCCGAGAACGGCCCCTCTGCGGGATGTTCACGAGTGGATCCGACCTGGAGATGAACCGAGGATTGGTTGATCGCTTCTCAGAGCCGGATGATCGCTTCTCAGACGGGGTGAGCCGAAGGGCCTCCACTTACGCCACAGAGACAGGGAACCATCATCGGCATGCTTGAAGCAGATCTCTCAATCGCCCAGAAAGCTGCTGTCGCCGGTGCCGAGGTGGGGATGCGGTACTTCGCCCGCGTTCAGGAGCTCCCCCATGAGCAGAAGGTCGACGGTTCGGTGGTGACCGAGGCGGACCTCGCCGTGGAGGAAGAGGTACGCCGCGTCCTGCTCACCGAACGACCACGGGATGCGTTCCTTGGGGAGGAGACCGGCGAACTCGGAGATGAAAGACGCCGGTGGATCCTTGACGGCATCGACGGGACGCTGGTCTTCGTCCAAGGCGACGATCGTTGGCAGACGCTGATCGCCCTGGAGGAGGACGGCCAGGTGGTCGTCGGGGTCGCAATCGTGCCGGCGCAACGCAGGATCTGGTATGCCGCGCGCAACCAGGGCGCGTTCGTCGCTGACGTGGTGAACGGGCGGATAACCGGCCGGCGGCGCTTACAGGTCGGCGAGCCCTCCTCAGGACTGGAGGCGTGCCGCGTGGGAGTCCTCCCACCGATCGAGATGATCCCCGCACGGTATCGAGCCGAGGTGGACCGATTGG from Streptosporangium sp. NBC_01756 includes the following:
- a CDS encoding inositol monophosphatase family protein, which gives rise to MRYFARVQELPHEQKVDGSVVTEADLAVEEEVRRVLLTERPRDAFLGEETGELGDERRRWILDGIDGTLVFVQGDDRWQTLIALEEDGQVVVGVAIVPAQRRIWYAARNQGAFVADVVNGRITGRRRLQVGEPSSGLEACRVGVLPPIEMIPARYRAEVDRLANAAVVSDWSVHGALLVASGELDMAVQVGGKVWDYAPLSLIVTEAGGCFSGDRGQHHPVTGTAVFSRDERVHKAACELLISDGTGS